Proteins encoded by one window of Agelaius phoeniceus isolate bAgePho1 chromosome 3, bAgePho1.hap1, whole genome shotgun sequence:
- the SLC35B2 gene encoding adenosine 3'-phospho 5'-phosphosulfate transporter 1, with translation MMAAGEEIAPALQDSWGDFWLFRFFVNAAGYASIVVPGFLLIQYFKRRNYLETGRGICFPVIKSCVFGSEVKSVHQDDGSLPPRAEPTESSTARQIFKLLLCALGLQFSYLTWGVLQERVMTRTYGATETDPGEKFKDSQFLVFMNRILAFTVAGLYCALRKQPRHGAPMYKYSFASLSNILSSWCQYEALKYISFPTQVLAKASKVIPVMMMGKLVSRKSYEYWEYLTAALISVGVSMFLLSSAPNRTVSTVTTFSGIVLLAGYIIFDSFTSNWQDALFTYKMSPVQMMFGVNVFSCLFTVGSLLEQGALLESLRFMARHSEFTAHAVLLSVCSACGQLFIFYTINQFGAAVFTIIMTLRQAFAILLSCLIYGHTVTVVGGLGIAVVFMALFLRVYARSRMKKRSKKLPPGETPVQKV, from the exons ATGATGGCTGCAGGTGAAGAGAtcgcccctgccctgcaggactcgTGGGGGGACTTCTGGCTCTTCCGTTTCTTTGTTAATGCTGCTGGCTATGCCAGCATTGTGGTACCGGGCTTCCTCCTCATCCAGTACTTCAAGAGAAGGAACTACTTGGAGACAG GCAGAGGCATTTGCTTCCCTGTCATCAAATCATGTGTGTTTGGCTCTGAGGTGAAGTCTGTACATCAGGATGATGGCTCCCTGCCACCCCGAGCAGAGCCCACAGAGTCCTCCACAGCCCGACAGATCTTCAAGCTACTCTTGTGTGCTCTTGGTCTACAG TTTTCCTACCTCACATGGGGTGTCCTCCAAGAGCGTGTGATGACGAGAACGTACGGTGCCACTGAAACAGACCCTGGAGAGAAGTTCAAGGACTCCCAGTTCCTCGTGTTCATGAACCGCATCCTGGCCTTCACAGTGGCTGGTCTGTACTGTGCCCTGAGAAAGCAGCCACGCCATGGGGCTCCTATGTACAAATACTCCTTTGCCTCCCTCTCCAACATCCTCAGCAGCTGGTGTCAGTATGAGGCACTCAAATACATCAGCTTCCCCACCCAAGTGCTGGCCAAGGCCTCCAAAGTGATCCCAGTGATGATGATGGGCAAACTGGTGTCACGCAAGAGCTATGAGTACTGGGAGTACCTGACTGCTGCCCTCATCTCCGTGGGGGTCAGCATGTTCCTGCTCTCCAGCGCTCCTAACAGGACGGTGTCCACTGTCACCACTTTCTCTGGCATAGTGCTCCTGGCTGGCTACATCATCTTCGACAGCTTCACCTCCAACTGGCAGGACGCTCTCTTCACCTACAAGATGTCTCCTGTGCAGATGATGTTTGGTGTCAACgttttctcctgccttttcacCGTGGGCTCGCTCTTGGAGCAGGGTGCCTTGCTGGAGTCACTGCGCTTCATGGCCCGCCACTCGGAGTTCACCGCCCACGCCGTGCTGCTCTCCGTGTGCTCCGCCTGCGGCCAGCTCTTCATCTTCTACACCATCAACCAGTTTGGGGCAGCTGTCTTCACCATCATCATGACACTCCGACAGGCCTTTGCcatcctcctctcctgcctcaTCTACGGGCACACTGTCACTGTGGTGGGTGGGCTGGGCATAGCCGTTGTCTTCATGGCCCTCTTCCTGCGTGTCTACGCCCGCAGCCGCATGAAGAAGCGCAGTAAGAAGCTCCCGCCGGGCGAGACCCCTGTTCAAAAGGTCTAA
- the NFKBIE gene encoding NF-kappa-B inhibitor epsilon, translating into MARAAGGKEAAGWEGEDGQCDSGIESLRSLPGGRETPAAPEGPAAAPEETLAEAAAAEERLDSSYGSGALPEALPEALPEALPEALPEALPRLPGAPGDRSEEPPPRPEGLSRQQLDALTYLSEDGDTLLHLAIIHCVPAVALCCIAQLPREVLEIQNDLFQTPLHLAVYLEQPSVIQALIHKGVNPGLQDRNGNTPLHLACEQQHLQCAQQLLKGTATPDGTAQPRGHHQDLQLQNWQGLACLHISTLKGNIPMMSLLLESGANIDVREGTSGKTPLHLAVECHNRRAVQFLLRHGAYVDAQMYNGCTPLHLAVGRRDAAIAAILSHSGADTLLRNMENETAQDLADGNDDLLALLPFDDLKISGKPVVCSE; encoded by the exons ATggcgcgggcggcgggcggcaAGGAAGCGGCGGGCTGGGAGGGCGAGGACGGGCAGTGCGACTCGGGTATCGAGTCGCTGCGCTCGCTGCCGGGCGGCAGGGAGACCCCCGCCGCGCCCGagggccccgctgccgcccccGAGGAGACCCTCGCCGaggccgccgccgccgaggAGCGGCTGGATTCCAGCTACGGCTCCGGCGCCCTGCCCGAGGCTCTGCCCGAGGCTCTGCCCGAGGCTCTGCCCGAGGCTTTGCCCGAggctctgcccaggctgccGGGGGCTCCGGGGGACCGCTCCGAGGAGCCGCCGCCCCGGCCCGAGGGGCTCAGCCGGCAGCAGCTGGACGCCCTCACCTACCTTTCGGAGGACGGAGACAC GTTGCTTCATCTGGCCATTATCCACTGTGTCCCAGCTGTAGCACTCTGCTGCATCGCTCAGctacccagggaggtgctggagatCCAAAATGATCTTTTCCAG ACCCCGCTCCACCTGGCTGTGtacctggagcagcccagcGTGATCCAGGCGCTGATCCACAAGGGAGTGaaccctgggctgcaggaccgtAATGGCAACACCCCGCTGCACTTGGCCTgcgagcagcagcacctgcagtgtgcccagcagctgctgaagggcACAGCCACGCCAgatggcacagctcagccccgTGGGCACCACCAGGACCTGCAGCTCCAGAACTGGCAAG GCTTGGCCTGTCTGCACATCAGTACCTTGAAAGGGAACATCCCTATGatgtctctgctgctggagagtGGTGCCAACATTGATGTTCGG GAGGGCACGAGCGGGAAGACCCCGTTGCACCTGGCTGTGGAGTGCCACAACCGTAGGGCTGTGCAGTTCCTGCTGCGCCATGGGGCCTATGTGGATGCCCAGATGTACAACGGGTGCACTCCGCTCCACCTGGCCGTGGGCCGCAGGGATGCTGCCATCGCCGCCATCCTCTCACACTCCGGGGCTGACACCCTGCTGAGGAACATGGAGAATGAGACAGCTCAGGACCTGGCTGATGGCAATGATGAT CTCCTTGCCTTGCTGCCCTTCGACGACCTGAAGATCTCAGGGAAGCCTGTTGTGTGCTCTGAATGA
- the TMEM151B gene encoding transmembrane protein 151B — translation MSPPASAAAASEGGSSTPVPPEEEAEGAREEQRPVKQSLSKSLCRESHWKCLLLSLLMYGCMGAMTWCHVTKVTRLTFDSAYKGKSMMYHDSPCSNGYVYIPLAFLVMLYVVYLVECWHCYTRNELQYKVDVESVHERVQRMQQATPCIWWKAISYHYVRRTRQVTRYRNGDAYTTTQVYHERVNTHVAEAEFDYSNCGVKDISKDLIDLESYPATRLRFTKCFSFANVESENSYLTQRARFFTENEGLDDYMEAREGMHLKNVDFKEYMVAFSDPDNLPWYVSHYVFWVAALLTLSWPLRVLNEYRTSYVHYHVEKLFGFDYVAVTPAEERSFCRRMPRVNTVDSTELEWHIRSNQQLVPSYSEAVLMDLVGLSGCTSYSACRYGGYRQNCERCHRTISSSSIFSRSALSICNGSPRIPFSSSRFSLGRLYGSRRSCLWQSRSGSLNEQSCPTEQTRLSSQVTVEEEDPPPYQDALYFPVLIVHRNEGCLNHDHRHLHRNGSCVETSL, via the exons ATGTCCCCCCCGGCCTCGGCGGCCGCCGCCAGcgagggaggcagcagcacgCCGGTGCCTccggaggaggaggcggagggGGCCAGAGAGGAG CAGCGGCCAGTGAAGCAGTCTCTCAGCAAGTCCCTGTGCCGAGAGTCCCACTGGAAAtgcctgctgctgtccctcctcATGTATGGCTGCATGGGAGCCATGACTTGGTGCCACGTCACCAAGGTGACCCGGCTGACCTTCGACAGCGCTTACAAGGGCAAGTCCATGATGTACCATGACAGCCCCTGCTCCAACGGCTACGTCTACATCCCCTTGGCTTTCCTGGTGATGCTCTACGTGGTGTACCTGGTGGAGTGCTGGCACTGCTACACGCGCAACGAGCTGCAGTACAAGGTGGACGTGGAGAGCGTGCACGAGCGCGTGCAGCGGATGCAGCAGGCGACGCCCTGCATCTGGTGGAAGGCCATCAGCTACCACTACGTCCGCAGGACCCGGCAGGTCACCCGCTACCGCAACGGGGACGCCTACACCACCACCCAGGTGTACCACGAGCGGGTCAACACCCACGTGGCAGAGGCCGAGTTTGATTACTCCAACTGCGGGGTCAAGGACATCTCCAAGGATCTCATCGACCTGGAGAGCTACCCAGCCACACGGCTCCGCTTCACCAAGTGTTTCAGCTTTGCCAATGTGGAGTCCGAGAACTCCTATCTGACCCAGCGGGCCCGCTTCTTCACGGAGAACGAGGGCCTAGACGATTACATGgaggccagggaggggatgcaCCTCAAAAATGTGGACTTCAAGGAATACATGGTGGCCTTCTCTGACCCAGACAACCTGCCTTGGTATGTATCTCACTATGTCTTctgggtggcagctctgctgaccTTATCCTGGCCCCTGCGGGTGCTAAATGAGTACCGCACCTCCTACGTCCATTACCACGTGGAAAAACTCTTTGGGTTCGATTACGTGGCGGTGACGCCGGCCGAGGAGCGCTCCTTCTGCCGGAGGATGCCCCGTGTCAACACGGTGGACAGCACGGAGCTGGAGTGGCACATACGCTCCAACCAGCAGCTGGTGCCCAGCTACTCGGAAGCGGTGCTGATGGACTTGGTGGGGCTCTCCGGCTGCACCAGCTACTCTGCCTGCCGCTACGGGGGCTACCGGCAGAACTGCGAGCGCTGCCACAGGACTATAAGCAGCTCCTCCATCTTCTCCCGCAGCGCTCTGAGCATCTGCAACGGCAGCCCCAGGATTCCCTTCAGCAGCAGCCGCTTCTCCCTGGGCCGCCTGTACGGCTCACGCCGCAGCTGCCTCTGGCAGAGCCGGAGTGGCAGCCTGAatgagcagagctgccccactgAGCAGACGCGCCTCTCCAGCCAGGTGACTGTGGAGGAGGAAGACCCCCCTCCTTATCAGGATGCCCTCTACTTCCCCGTCCTCATTGTACACCGCAATGAAGGCTGCCTGAACCATGACCACCGTCACCTCCACCGCAATGGGTCCTGCGTGGAGACCTCACTGTGA